From one Planktothrix agardhii NIES-204 genomic stretch:
- a CDS encoding two-component sensor histidine kinase: MINQNSETETQLIASLQAINQRLIQEMQERQRVEEALRESSERLKTLINAMPDLVCFKDASGRWLEANQATLELFQIQTLDYQGKSDPELVELVGQIHGKNFYRNALINFQKSDQEVWENQQPSQQQEIIPDVNGNPRIFDLIKVPLFHPNGERKGLVILGRDITEHQKAENAYKQLAAIVESSEDGIIGKTLEGKIISWNKGAEQIYGYSETEVKDFPFGLLTLPERASEVPQILASIQSGGSIDHYETVHIRKDGQHIDVSLTISPMKDELGNITGISTISRDISYQKRIEKTLEQLRHQNELILDSAGEGICGLNQEGKITFANPAAARITGYTVRELLMSNWQKITAEVIAVSASETLPKKNVYSGYQSLTNQQSSQIFSTLKNGLVRHVDNEVFWHRNGSYFPVEYVSTPIQNQGEIIGAVVIFKDITERQAMEKMKDEFISVVSHELRTPLTSIHGALGLLASGLLDTQPERAKRMFEIAVTNTTRLVRLINDILDLERMQAGQITLDKKYCNLADLMVQANNEMIGMAEKSGVNLSIKPLEVHLWVAPDRIIQVFTNLLSNAIRFSDVDSCIWFDATLHHSSLSRSCLEVLITLQDQGRGIPTDKLETIFGRFQQVDASDSRQKGGTGLGLAICRSIVQQHGGHIWAESQLGQGSTFFVRLPVASEVAEDIDFQ; the protein is encoded by the coding sequence ATGATTAATCAAAATTCCGAAACTGAAACTCAATTGATTGCTTCCCTACAAGCAATTAATCAACGATTAATTCAAGAAATGCAAGAACGACAACGGGTAGAAGAAGCATTGCGAGAGAGTTCAGAAAGGTTGAAAACCTTAATTAATGCCATGCCGGATTTAGTCTGCTTTAAAGACGCTTCAGGACGTTGGTTAGAAGCCAATCAAGCAACCTTAGAACTATTTCAAATCCAGACTTTAGATTATCAAGGAAAATCCGATCCTGAATTAGTAGAATTAGTAGGACAGATTCATGGTAAAAATTTCTATAGAAATGCCTTAATTAATTTTCAAAAATCCGATCAAGAAGTTTGGGAAAATCAACAACCTTCCCAACAACAAGAAATTATTCCCGATGTTAATGGCAACCCCAGAATTTTTGATCTGATTAAAGTTCCTTTATTTCATCCCAATGGCGAACGTAAAGGATTAGTTATATTGGGGAGAGATATTACCGAACACCAAAAAGCTGAAAATGCTTATAAACAATTAGCTGCCATTGTAGAATCTTCCGAAGATGGAATTATTGGCAAAACCTTAGAAGGAAAAATTATTAGCTGGAATAAAGGGGCGGAACAAATTTATGGTTACTCCGAAACTGAAGTTAAAGACTTTCCCTTTGGTTTATTAACCTTACCTGAAAGAGCCAGCGAAGTTCCTCAAATTTTAGCCAGTATTCAATCCGGGGGCAGTATTGATCATTATGAAACCGTTCATATTCGCAAAGATGGACAACATATTGATGTTTCTTTAACCATTTCTCCGATGAAAGATGAACTGGGAAATATTACGGGAATTTCTACAATTTCTAGGGATATTAGTTATCAAAAAAGAATCGAAAAAACCCTAGAACAACTCCGTCATCAAAATGAATTAATTTTAGATTCAGCCGGAGAAGGAATTTGTGGTTTAAACCAAGAGGGAAAAATCACTTTTGCTAATCCGGCCGCCGCCAGAATCACCGGATACACTGTCCGAGAATTACTGATGAGTAATTGGCAAAAAATCACCGCAGAAGTTATCGCTGTTTCTGCGTCCGAGACTCTCCCCAAAAAAAACGTCTATTCTGGTTATCAATCATTAACTAATCAACAAAGTTCCCAAATTTTTTCTACCCTAAAAAATGGTTTAGTTCGTCATGTTGATAACGAAGTTTTTTGGCATCGAAATGGGTCTTATTTTCCCGTCGAATATGTTAGCACTCCCATTCAAAATCAAGGGGAAATTATTGGGGCTGTGGTCATCTTTAAAGATATTACCGAAAGGCAAGCCATGGAAAAAATGAAAGATGAATTTATCTCCGTTGTCAGTCATGAACTTAGGACTCCTTTAACCTCAATTCATGGTGCTTTAGGATTATTAGCCAGTGGATTATTAGATACCCAACCCGAACGCGCTAAACGAATGTTTGAAATTGCCGTTACCAATACAACCCGTTTAGTCCGTTTGATTAACGATATTCTTGATTTAGAACGGATGCAAGCCGGGCAAATTACCCTCGATAAAAAATACTGTAATTTAGCCGATTTAATGGTTCAAGCCAATAATGAAATGATCGGAATGGCGGAAAAATCCGGTGTAAATTTATCAATAAAACCCCTAGAAGTTCATCTTTGGGTCGCCCCAGACCGAATTATTCAAGTATTCACTAATTTATTAAGTAATGCGATCAGATTTTCTGATGTTGATAGTTGCATTTGGTTTGATGCCACACTCCACCATTCCAGTCTATCCCGTTCCTGCTTAGAAGTTTTGATTACCCTCCAAGACCAAGGACGGGGAATTCCCACCGATAAACTAGAAACCATTTTTGGTCGTTTTCAACAGGTGGACGCCTCCGACTCCCGCCAGAAAGGAGGGACTGGACTGGGACTAGCTATTTGTCGCAGTATTGTGCAGCAACATGGGGGTCACATTTGGGCAGAAAGTCAATTAGGCCAGGGAAGCACCTTTTTTGTGCGTTTACCTGTAGCATCGGAAGTTGCAGAAGATATTGATTTTCAATAA
- a CDS encoding pyridoxamine 5'-phosphate oxidase-related, FMN-binding: MPRKFGEIAFTPEVQAAQSDRGSRQTYERYIANGDSGDTITPKIADFIAQLDGFYLGTVGSNGYPYIQFRGGPVGFLKVLDEKNLGFADFSGNVQYISVGNLSGNDKAFLFLMDYRHRKRIKIWGRASYLEGESELLEKLRVKDYPAPIERAMLFQVEAISENCPQHIPIRYSEAEVAAMIAPLQARIAELEKSEMV, translated from the coding sequence ATGCCCCGAAAATTTGGTGAGATTGCTTTTACCCCCGAAGTCCAAGCCGCCCAAAGCGATCGGGGTTCACGACAAACCTATGAACGCTATATTGCCAATGGCGATAGTGGCGACACAATTACGCCCAAAATTGCCGATTTTATTGCCCAATTAGACGGTTTTTATCTGGGAACAGTGGGTTCTAACGGCTATCCCTATATTCAATTTCGGGGTGGCCCCGTAGGCTTTCTTAAGGTGTTGGATGAAAAAAACCTGGGCTTTGCGGATTTCTCTGGCAATGTGCAGTACATCTCTGTTGGTAATCTGTCGGGCAATGACAAAGCCTTTTTATTTTTGATGGATTATCGTCACCGTAAACGCATTAAAATTTGGGGGCGTGCCAGTTATCTTGAAGGCGAATCGGAACTACTCGAAAAATTGCGGGTGAAAGATTATCCTGCACCGATAGAAAGGGCCATGTTATTTCAAGTTGAAGCGATTAGTGAAAATTGTCCCCAACATATTCCTATTCGTTATTCTGAAGCGGAAGTTGCGGCCATGATTGCACCCTTGCAGGCTCGTATTGCTGAGTTAGAAAAATCTGAAATGGTTTGA
- the nifU gene encoding iron-sulfur cluster assembly factor, producing the protein MDTLALTEKNVEIVLDELRPYLMSDGGNVEIVELDGPIVRVRLQGACGSCPSSTMTLKMGIERRLRERIPEISEVQSVA; encoded by the coding sequence ATGGATACACTAGCACTAACTGAAAAAAACGTAGAGATTGTTTTAGATGAACTCCGTCCTTATCTAATGTCGGATGGGGGAAATGTAGAAATCGTTGAACTCGATGGCCCGATTGTTCGAGTCCGACTACAAGGAGCCTGTGGTTCTTGTCCTAGTTCTACGATGACCTTAAAAATGGGAATTGAACGCCGTTTGCGCGAAAGAATTCCTGAAATTTCCGAAGTTCAATCCGTTGCTTAG
- a CDS encoding hypothetical protein (protein of unknown function UPF0150): protein MKIKVIVHTEETGYWAEVPALPGCATQGNTFEELLQNLYEAVEGCLLVDTEQLQLDESSQILEIAV from the coding sequence ATGAAAATCAAAGTCATTGTTCACACAGAAGAAACGGGTTATTGGGCTGAAGTTCCTGCTCTTCCTGGCTGTGCTACCCAAGGTAATACCTTTGAAGAACTCTTACAAAACTTATATGAAGCGGTTGAAGGTTGTTTGTTAGTAGATACGGAACAGCTACAACTTGATGAATCTTCCCAAATTTTAGAAATTGCCGTATGA
- a CDS encoding aromatic amino acid beta-eliminating lyase/threonine aldolase, whose product MSKRPIYLDCNATTPVDPLVLEAMSPYFTEYFGNAASINHIYGWEAEAAVKQAREIIANGINCSPEEIIFTSGATESNNLALKGVAEAYFNKGRHIITVITEHNAVLDPCHYLESLGFEVTYLGVKSDGLIDLSDLKIALRPDTILVSIMAANNEIGVLQPLAEIGELCHNHEVLFHTDAAQAIGKIPLDVQQLNIDLISLTAHKIYGPKGIGVLYVRRRNPRVKLAPQLHGGGHERGMRSGTLCTPQIVGFAKAIEIALSQRLIETQRLIQLRENLWNKLSTLEGIYLNGHPTQRLAGNLNISIDGVDGQALLLGLQTMMAVSSGSACTSTKIEPSHVLKALGHSDNLAYASIRFGLGRFTTESEINQVAEHTINTIQALRKVASRSTNISILPN is encoded by the coding sequence ATGTCTAAACGTCCAATTTATCTGGATTGTAACGCTACAACCCCCGTTGATCCCTTGGTTTTAGAAGCAATGTCACCCTATTTTACGGAATATTTTGGTAATGCCGCCAGTATTAATCATATTTATGGGTGGGAGGCTGAAGCCGCTGTTAAACAGGCTAGAGAAATTATTGCTAATGGAATTAACTGCTCTCCCGAAGAAATTATTTTCACCAGTGGAGCTACGGAATCTAATAATTTAGCCTTAAAAGGAGTAGCTGAAGCCTATTTTAATAAAGGTAGACATATTATTACTGTCATAACCGAACATAATGCTGTTCTTGATCCTTGTCATTATTTAGAATCTTTGGGGTTTGAAGTTACTTATCTGGGGGTAAAATCCGATGGACTGATTGATTTATCTGACCTAAAAATAGCCCTGCGTCCCGATACTATTTTAGTTTCGATTATGGCAGCTAATAATGAAATTGGAGTGCTGCAACCCTTAGCTGAAATTGGAGAACTTTGTCATAATCATGAGGTTTTATTTCATACTGATGCCGCCCAAGCTATTGGTAAAATCCCTCTGGATGTTCAGCAATTAAATATTGATTTAATTTCTTTAACCGCCCATAAAATTTATGGCCCTAAAGGAATCGGAGTATTATATGTACGGCGGAGAAATCCTAGGGTGAAATTAGCACCTCAACTTCATGGTGGGGGCCATGAACGTGGAATGCGTTCAGGAACTTTATGTACCCCCCAAATTGTCGGATTTGCTAAAGCAATTGAAATTGCCTTATCCCAAAGGTTAATTGAAACTCAAAGGTTAATTCAACTCAGAGAAAACCTCTGGAATAAATTATCAACCCTAGAAGGAATTTATTTGAATGGTCATCCAACCCAACGGTTAGCTGGAAATTTAAACATTAGTATTGACGGCGTTGATGGTCAAGCATTACTATTAGGATTACAAACTATGATGGCGGTATCTTCTGGTTCTGCTTGTACCTCGACAAAAATTGAACCCTCCCACGTTTTAAAAGCATTGGGTCATTCGGATAATTTAGCCTATGCTTCGATTCGTTTTGGTTTGGGTCGATTCACTACAGAATCAGAAATTAACCAAGTAGCAGAGCATACGATAAACACTATTCAAGCCTTGAGAAAAGTCGCATCTCGCTCAACAAATATTTCAATTTTGCCTAATTAG
- the metH gene encoding 5-methyltetrahydrofolate--homocysteine methyltransferase translates to MKSAFLDRLHSPERPVIVFDGGMGTNLQTQNLTAEDFGGKDYEGCNEYLIYTKPEAVANVHRGFLEAGADVIETDTFGATSIVLAEYDLADKAYDLNKTAAELAKGLTAEYSTPEKPRFVAGSIGPGTKLPTLGHIDFDTLHHAFAEQAEGLFDGGVDLFIVETCQDVLQIKAALNGIEDVFTKKGERRPIMVSVTMEAFGTMLVGSEMSAALTILAPYNIDILGLNCATGPDLMKEHIRYLSENSPFIVSCIPNAGLPENVGGKAHYKLTPLELKMALMHFVEDLGVQVIGGCCGTRYEHIQALAEISQTLKPKQREPQFIPSAASIYSPQSYEQENSFLIIGERLNASGSKKCRDLLNLEDWDGLVSLAKSQIKEGAQILDVNVDYVGRDGVRDMKELVSRVVTNVNLPLMLDSTEWQKMEAGLKVSGGKCLLNSTNYEDGEERFYKVLEIAKKYGAAIVVGTIDEEGMGRTAEKKFEIAQRAYNAAVNYGIPAYEIFFDPLALPISTGIEEDRNNGKATIDSIRQIRQELPGCHIVLGVSNISFGLNPVARQVLNSVFLHEAMQVGLDAAIVSANKILPLAKIDPEHQEVCRKLIYDQRGFDGDVCVYDPLGELTNLFQGKTTKRDRSGDINLPIEERLKRHIIDGERIGLDDALAAGLKQYPPLEIINNILLDGMKVVGELFGSGQMQLPFVLQSAQTMKAAVAYLEPYMEKSETGNNGKGMFLIATVKGDVHDIGKNLVDIILSNNGYRVLNLGIKQPVENIINAYKEHGADCIAMSGLLVKSTAFMKENLEAFNKEGITVPVILGGAALTPKFVYEDCQNAYQGQVIYGKDAFSDLNFMDKLMLAKIAGKWDDSQGFLGEYAEVKKIKVKSETVKNASENPEEIVIDTRPSEAVDVNIERPTPPFWGTKILQPQDIPIEDIWWYLDIQALVVGQWQFRKPREQSKEEYNQFLAEKVYPVLDEWKIKILAENLLHPTVIYGYFPCQSEGNSLLIFDPENHQKQVARFEFPRQKSGKRLCIADFFASKESGKIDVFPMQAVTVGEIATEYAQKLFAENDYKNYLYFHGMAVQTAEALAEWTHAKIRRELGFGNEEPDNVRDVLAQRHRGSRYSFGYPACPNIQDQYKQVELLQTDRIKMYMDESEQIYPEQSTTAFITYHPVSKYFNL, encoded by the coding sequence ATGAAAAGCGCATTTTTAGACCGTCTGCATAGTCCTGAACGTCCCGTTATCGTGTTTGATGGGGGAATGGGAACTAACCTACAAACCCAAAATCTCACCGCCGAAGACTTTGGCGGGAAAGACTACGAAGGTTGTAATGAATATTTAATATATACCAAACCCGAAGCCGTTGCTAATGTTCATCGAGGCTTTTTAGAAGCGGGTGCAGATGTTATTGAAACCGATACTTTTGGCGCCACTTCTATTGTTTTAGCTGAATATGATTTAGCTGATAAAGCTTATGATTTAAACAAAACCGCCGCCGAATTAGCTAAAGGTTTAACAGCAGAATATTCTACACCAGAAAAACCCCGATTTGTTGCGGGTTCAATTGGGCCAGGAACAAAATTACCTACCCTCGGACATATTGATTTTGACACCTTACATCATGCTTTTGCAGAACAAGCGGAGGGATTATTTGATGGAGGTGTGGATTTATTCATCGTTGAAACTTGCCAAGATGTGCTGCAAATTAAAGCCGCATTAAACGGAATTGAAGACGTTTTTACTAAAAAAGGAGAACGTCGTCCGATTATGGTTTCCGTCACAATGGAAGCCTTTGGAACCATGTTAGTCGGGTCAGAAATGAGCGCGGCATTAACAATTTTAGCCCCCTATAATATTGATATTTTAGGTTTGAATTGTGCCACTGGCCCCGATTTAATGAAAGAACATATTCGTTATTTATCGGAAAATTCCCCGTTTATTGTTTCCTGTATTCCTAATGCTGGTTTACCGGAAAATGTTGGTGGAAAAGCCCATTATAAACTTACGCCACTTGAACTAAAAATGGCGTTAATGCACTTCGTTGAAGATTTGGGAGTTCAGGTGATTGGCGGCTGTTGTGGAACCCGTTATGAGCATATTCAAGCCTTAGCTGAAATTTCTCAAACCCTGAAACCCAAACAACGGGAACCGCAATTTATTCCCTCGGCGGCTTCAATTTATAGTCCCCAAAGTTATGAACAAGAAAACTCGTTTTTAATTATTGGTGAACGTCTCAATGCTAGTGGGTCTAAAAAATGCCGAGATTTACTTAATTTAGAAGACTGGGATGGGTTAGTTTCCTTAGCAAAATCCCAGATAAAAGAAGGGGCGCAAATTTTAGATGTTAACGTCGATTATGTCGGGCGAGATGGCGTGCGAGACATGAAAGAATTAGTCTCTCGCGTTGTGACTAATGTTAATTTACCCTTGATGTTAGACTCGACAGAATGGCAAAAAATGGAAGCGGGGTTAAAGGTATCTGGGGGAAAATGTTTACTCAATTCTACTAACTATGAAGATGGGGAAGAACGCTTTTATAAAGTGTTAGAAATTGCTAAAAAATATGGTGCTGCTATTGTGGTGGGAACCATCGATGAGGAAGGAATGGGAAGAACCGCCGAGAAGAAATTTGAAATTGCTCAACGGGCTTATAATGCGGCCGTTAATTATGGTATTCCTGCTTATGAAATCTTTTTTGACCCCTTAGCATTACCGATTTCTACGGGTATTGAAGAAGACCGAAATAATGGCAAAGCCACGATAGATTCTATTCGTCAAATTCGTCAAGAATTGCCCGGATGTCATATTGTTTTAGGGGTTTCTAATATTTCCTTTGGTTTAAATCCGGTGGCGCGGCAAGTCTTAAATTCGGTGTTTCTGCATGAAGCTATGCAAGTGGGGTTAGATGCGGCTATTGTTAGCGCCAATAAGATTTTACCCTTGGCAAAAATTGACCCCGAACATCAAGAAGTTTGTCGCAAATTAATTTATGACCAGCGAGGATTTGATGGGGATGTTTGTGTTTATGACCCATTAGGAGAACTGACCAATTTATTTCAGGGTAAAACCACAAAACGAGATCGTTCTGGAGATATTAACCTTCCGATAGAAGAACGTTTAAAACGTCATATTATTGATGGAGAAAGAATTGGATTAGATGATGCTTTAGCCGCAGGTTTAAAACAATATCCTCCCCTAGAGATTATTAATAATATTCTTTTGGATGGGATGAAAGTGGTGGGAGAATTGTTCGGGTCTGGACAAATGCAGTTACCTTTTGTATTACAATCAGCCCAAACTATGAAAGCCGCCGTTGCCTATTTGGAACCGTATATGGAGAAGTCAGAAACGGGGAATAATGGCAAAGGAATGTTTTTAATTGCTACCGTTAAAGGGGATGTGCATGATATTGGTAAAAATTTAGTTGATATTATTTTATCAAATAATGGCTATCGGGTGCTTAATTTAGGGATTAAACAACCAGTGGAAAATATTATCAATGCTTACAAAGAACATGGCGCGGACTGTATTGCCATGAGTGGATTATTAGTTAAATCCACTGCTTTTATGAAGGAAAATTTGGAAGCATTCAACAAAGAAGGTATTACAGTTCCGGTGATTTTAGGCGGTGCAGCATTAACTCCGAAATTTGTCTATGAAGATTGTCAAAATGCCTATCAAGGTCAAGTTATTTATGGCAAAGATGCTTTTTCTGACTTGAATTTTATGGATAAATTAATGCTTGCAAAAATAGCGGGAAAATGGGATGATTCCCAGGGATTTTTAGGGGAATATGCAGAAGTCAAGAAAATTAAAGTTAAGTCAGAAACAGTTAAAAATGCTTCAGAAAATCCTGAAGAAATTGTGATTGATACCAGACCTTCTGAAGCCGTTGATGTTAATATTGAACGTCCCACCCCTCCTTTTTGGGGAACGAAAATTTTACAACCGCAAGATATTCCTATAGAGGATATTTGGTGGTATTTAGATATACAAGCGTTAGTTGTAGGTCAATGGCAATTTCGCAAACCCAGGGAACAATCAAAGGAAGAATATAATCAATTTTTAGCTGAAAAAGTCTATCCGGTTTTAGACGAATGGAAAATCAAGATTTTAGCGGAAAATTTATTACATCCTACGGTGATTTATGGATATTTCCCCTGTCAGTCGGAGGGAAATTCGCTATTAATTTTTGACCCAGAAAATCATCAAAAACAGGTTGCCCGATTTGAATTTCCTCGACAAAAATCAGGAAAACGCTTGTGTATTGCGGACTTTTTTGCCTCTAAAGAAAGTGGCAAAATTGATGTTTTCCCGATGCAAGCGGTAACTGTTGGAGAAATTGCTACGGAATACGCGCAAAAATTGTTTGCTGAGAATGACTATAAGAATTATTTGTATTTCCATGGAATGGCGGTGCAAACGGCTGAAGCGTTGGCAGAATGGACTCATGCAAAAATTCGTCGGGAGTTAGGATTTGGAAATGAAGAACCGGATAATGTGCGGGATGTTTTAGCCCAACGTCATCGGGGTTCTCGCTATAGTTTTGGATATCCGGCTTGTCCGAATATTCAAGACCAATATAAGCAGGTGGAGTTATTACAAACTGACCGAATTAAGATGTATATGGATGAAAGTGAACAGATTTATCCAGAACAGTCTACAACGGCTTTTATTACCTATCATCCTGTTTCTAAATATTTCAATCTTTAA
- a CDS encoding two-component response regulator, which yields MRVLLVEDDQDLAETLVVALVHQGYTVDRVTDGIAGWEKAQKLTYDLMILEVELPQLDGINLCKKLRSQNITNPIILLTAYNHQEDKVKGLDAGADDYVVKPFDVQELLARIRAIFRRRQPTVSILLEWEDLHLNTKTCEVMYREMLLNLTPKEYGLLELFLKHHQQIFSLDLILEQLWTFEDPPTENTVRAHIKGLRNKLKNAGAHADLIETVYGLGYRLKQQSHPKIEPKKTSKKPELDQNKLDQAIVEIWHRYQGKICDRITILEEFSLANQQGKPDQNIKQKAQQEAHKLAGSLGTFGLGGGSIIAKEIEQLCQNQTLNLAEITLLQELVFKLRKEVEQYSPPSTIQNPQPTSIKSDHQVWIISQDKLLIEAGQKASLSLGVETKILTDLSLITELKLSSKKQQYSPLVFLDFDLYSSYDLLTKLTQQTPPIPVIVITQQKNPNQRVKVAQLGRQGFLEKPITSEQMIKLMIDTFSQNRSLND from the coding sequence ATGCGTGTTTTATTGGTAGAAGATGATCAGGATCTGGCTGAGACTTTGGTGGTGGCTTTAGTTCACCAAGGGTATACTGTTGACAGGGTGACAGATGGCATAGCCGGGTGGGAAAAAGCACAAAAATTGACCTACGATTTGATGATTTTAGAGGTGGAATTACCTCAATTAGATGGGATAAATTTATGTAAAAAACTGCGATCGCAAAATATTACAAATCCGATTATTTTATTAACCGCTTACAATCATCAAGAAGATAAAGTTAAAGGCTTGGATGCGGGCGCGGATGATTATGTGGTTAAACCCTTTGATGTGCAGGAATTATTAGCCAGAATTCGGGCTATATTTCGCCGACGTCAACCCACGGTTTCAATTCTTTTGGAATGGGAAGATCTGCATTTGAATACGAAAACCTGTGAAGTTATGTATCGGGAAATGCTCCTCAATTTAACCCCTAAAGAGTATGGATTATTAGAACTATTTCTCAAACATCATCAACAAATTTTTAGTTTAGACCTAATCCTAGAGCAACTCTGGACATTTGAAGACCCACCAACGGAAAATACTGTCCGGGCGCATATTAAAGGATTAAGAAATAAACTTAAAAATGCCGGTGCCCACGCAGATTTGATTGAAACAGTATATGGCTTAGGTTATCGTCTTAAACAGCAATCTCACCCTAAAATTGAACCTAAAAAAACCAGTAAAAAACCCGAACTCGATCAAAACAAACTGGATCAAGCTATTGTTGAAATTTGGCATAGATATCAAGGCAAAATTTGCGATCGCATTACCATTTTAGAAGAATTTTCTCTCGCCAACCAACAGGGAAAACCCGATCAAAATATCAAACAAAAAGCTCAACAAGAAGCTCATAAACTTGCCGGATCTTTAGGAACATTTGGCCTAGGAGGAGGCTCGATTATCGCTAAAGAAATCGAACAACTCTGTCAAAATCAAACCTTAAATTTAGCAGAAATTACCCTATTGCAAGAATTAGTCTTTAAACTTAGAAAAGAAGTTGAACAATATTCTCCCCCTTCCACAATACAAAACCCTCAACCGACCTCGATTAAATCCGACCATCAAGTTTGGATAATCAGTCAAGATAAATTATTAATTGAAGCTGGACAAAAAGCGAGTTTAAGTTTGGGAGTTGAAACCAAAATTCTCACGGATTTATCATTAATTACAGAACTCAAATTATCATCCAAAAAACAACAATATTCTCCCCTAGTATTTTTAGATTTTGACTTATATTCCTCCTACGATTTATTAACCAAACTTACTCAACAGACCCCGCCAATTCCTGTGATTGTTATAACTCAACAAAAGAACCCAAATCAACGGGTAAAAGTTGCTCAATTGGGACGCCAAGGATTCTTGGAAAAACCCATCACTTCAGAACAAATGATTAAACTCATGATCGATACCTTTAGTCAAAACCGTAGCTTAAATGATTAA
- a CDS encoding ABC transporter permease protein, whose protein sequence is MEEIQQQPEEILDMAAKPKFRISWQVVFVCLMFFYMYLPIFVLTFFSFNKSRYSAGWEGFTLEWYVKLFQDTRILTALNNSLIVGICAVGIAAIIGTLMAVGLARYHFPGKGLYQGASYLPLIIPDIAMAVATLVFLAAVAIPLSLWTIVSAHVVFCLAYVALVVSTRLADLDPHLEEAALDLGATPIEAFIQVLLPQLMPGIISGCLLAFVLSMDDFLIASFTAGSGANTLPMEIFSRIRTGVKPDINALSVILILASGFLALFGEYLRIQGEGKRLKN, encoded by the coding sequence ATGGAAGAAATCCAACAACAACCAGAGGAGATCCTTGATATGGCTGCTAAACCAAAGTTTAGAATTTCTTGGCAGGTAGTTTTTGTCTGTTTGATGTTTTTTTATATGTACCTGCCGATTTTTGTATTAACATTTTTTAGTTTTAATAAATCTCGATATAGTGCAGGCTGGGAAGGATTTACATTAGAATGGTATGTCAAATTATTCCAAGATACCAGAATTTTAACCGCTTTAAATAATAGTTTAATCGTGGGAATTTGTGCGGTAGGAATTGCCGCGATTATTGGTACATTAATGGCCGTAGGATTAGCCCGTTATCATTTCCCAGGAAAAGGATTATATCAAGGAGCGTCCTATTTACCATTAATTATTCCTGATATTGCCATGGCGGTGGCAACCCTAGTATTTTTAGCCGCCGTTGCCATTCCCCTCAGTTTATGGACAATTGTATCCGCCCATGTTGTCTTTTGTTTAGCCTACGTTGCCTTAGTTGTTTCCACCCGTTTAGCCGATTTAGACCCCCATTTAGAAGAAGCCGCCTTAGATCTCGGAGCAACACCCATAGAGGCTTTTATTCAAGTCTTATTACCCCAATTAATGCCCGGAATTATATCAGGTTGTTTACTAGCTTTTGTATTAAGTATGGATGATTTTTTAATCGCTAGTTTCACCGCCGGAAGTGGGGCAAATACCCTACCCATGGAAATATTTAGTCGAATTAGAACTGGAGTCAAACCCGATATTAATGCCTTGAGCGTCATCCTAATTTTAGCATCTGGATTCTTAGCATTATTTGGCGAATATTTACGCATTCAAGGAGAAGGAAAACGCCTAAAAAACTAA